A part of Maridesulfovibrio hydrothermalis AM13 = DSM 14728 genomic DNA contains:
- a CDS encoding PhoH family protein, producing the protein MQKNFVLDTNVLIENPKCIKTLRNGQDNNVHIPYTVLTELDKLKRDPRIGHIVSQAVHSILKDTALSIFSPEFSEKHATLNPDDRILKETLNSSVESPILVTNDRILQIKAGIYNLKCEGYKESYPFRSDSQRFTGFVEEGQNPVTNSFRWENGIPVFHGCKSSKTITYTHEVWGVKPRNIYQNLALELMLNDDINLVSVQSEAGYGKTFLALASAFYLALEKKDNPYEKVYLVKPLWEIGAKMGFLPGTVEEKMQPYVRYIRDLAVKLHEQRPANRIFIDTDSNKFRFNQKKFEILPIAYIRGMNLENCVVIIDEMQNMSRSEVRSLLTRMGEGVKCISLGDTRQVDNPYLNESNNGLNWVVKKLKNNKEYAHIVLKGERSRGPITDMVIKTGL; encoded by the coding sequence ATGCAGAAGAACTTTGTTTTGGACACCAACGTTCTCATTGAAAATCCCAAATGCATCAAAACACTCAGAAACGGACAGGATAACAATGTCCATATTCCATACACAGTTTTAACTGAACTGGATAAATTAAAACGTGATCCGCGCATCGGGCATATTGTATCACAAGCTGTCCATTCTATCCTGAAAGACACTGCGCTGAGTATTTTCTCACCTGAATTCTCCGAAAAACATGCCACACTCAACCCAGATGACCGCATTTTAAAAGAAACCTTAAACAGCAGCGTAGAATCTCCTATCCTGGTCACTAATGACCGCATTCTCCAGATCAAAGCAGGAATTTACAACCTCAAATGCGAAGGCTACAAAGAATCATACCCTTTCCGATCCGACTCCCAGAGATTCACAGGCTTCGTTGAAGAAGGCCAAAATCCGGTCACAAACAGTTTCCGCTGGGAAAATGGAATACCTGTTTTTCATGGCTGCAAAAGCAGTAAAACAATTACCTACACCCACGAAGTCTGGGGAGTTAAACCCCGAAACATATATCAAAATCTTGCACTTGAGCTGATGCTTAACGATGACATTAATCTCGTATCAGTCCAGTCAGAAGCTGGTTACGGCAAAACTTTTCTTGCTCTGGCCTCTGCTTTCTATCTTGCCCTTGAAAAAAAAGATAATCCCTACGAAAAAGTGTACCTTGTCAAACCGCTCTGGGAGATAGGAGCAAAAATGGGATTTCTGCCCGGAACTGTAGAAGAAAAGATGCAGCCATACGTACGCTACATCCGCGACCTTGCCGTAAAACTTCATGAACAAAGACCTGCCAACCGCATCTTTATCGACACAGATTCAAATAAATTCCGGTTTAATCAGAAAAAGTTCGAGATACTGCCCATCGCCTATATCAGAGGCATGAACCTCGAAAATTGCGTGGTAATAATTGATGAAATGCAGAATATGTCCAGATCAGAAGTGCGCTCATTGCTCACTCGTATGGGGGAAGGCGTAAAATGCATCAGCCTCGGAGATACACGGCAAGTTGATAATCCGTACCTGAACGAAAGCAACAACGGGCTGAACTGGGTAGTAAAAAAACTCAAGAACAACAAAGAATATGCACATATAGTGCTAAAAGGAGAACGGTCCCGTGGTCCCATAACTGACATGGTTATCAAAACAGGTCTTTAA
- the tmcD gene encoding electron transfer complex subunit TmcD: MPDASTWDWNPGRREVQDTGSWSDKFEWVEEFHASPDGEKVGAVVKTGDMEFTACVNGDVWEERYDRVFYLRFSPDSRLTGIVQQEGEWTLSVDGKHWPEMYGYIWDTNFGPDGSITCAVQQDMEYGMGVDGVLWENFFENANNFTTGSDGKSTAAVVQVQSLDQADVDTFQKGVFSVAVNGTAWDNVFMNCYTPVFDAECKKVACQIRKTLYDYTIAVDGKIWQREFQCVWAPVFNPATGAVVAPVRLGGKWGMAQDGELIWPAAFANCWHQQFSADGNKLWAIVAPSFGKFTVAVDGKPWDVTAPVVIDLAVSPDGNRGAALGKDDKVYSVICDGKAWPGSFEMAWKPVFSPDSTKVAAKVEKKGRFTVLLDGKPYGQDFDQCWEPVFSPCSSKVLIRAIDGGKFVRIVADVSEF, encoded by the coding sequence ATGCCTGATGCGTCCACGTGGGATTGGAATCCCGGTAGGCGAGAGGTCCAGGACACAGGTTCTTGGTCCGATAAATTTGAGTGGGTGGAAGAGTTCCATGCCAGCCCTGACGGTGAAAAGGTCGGAGCAGTCGTAAAGACAGGCGATATGGAATTCACTGCTTGCGTTAACGGTGATGTCTGGGAAGAGAGATACGATAGGGTTTTTTACCTGAGATTTTCTCCTGACAGCAGACTTACCGGTATCGTACAGCAGGAAGGCGAATGGACTCTGTCAGTCGACGGAAAGCATTGGCCGGAAATGTATGGTTATATCTGGGACACCAACTTCGGTCCTGACGGTTCTATTACTTGTGCAGTACAGCAGGATATGGAATACGGAATGGGAGTTGATGGAGTTCTCTGGGAAAACTTTTTTGAGAATGCAAACAACTTCACTACTGGAAGCGATGGTAAAAGCACAGCCGCAGTAGTTCAGGTTCAGTCCCTTGATCAGGCTGATGTAGATACCTTTCAGAAAGGTGTTTTCTCAGTTGCCGTTAACGGCACTGCATGGGACAATGTATTCATGAATTGTTACACTCCGGTGTTTGATGCCGAGTGTAAGAAAGTTGCCTGCCAGATAAGAAAAACTCTTTATGATTACACCATCGCTGTTGATGGTAAAATCTGGCAGCGTGAGTTCCAGTGCGTCTGGGCTCCTGTCTTCAACCCTGCAACCGGAGCCGTTGTTGCTCCTGTTCGTCTGGGTGGAAAATGGGGAATGGCTCAGGATGGCGAGTTGATCTGGCCTGCTGCTTTTGCCAACTGCTGGCATCAGCAGTTCAGTGCTGACGGTAACAAACTCTGGGCTATTGTTGCTCCTAGCTTCGGTAAATTTACCGTGGCTGTAGACGGCAAACCCTGGGATGTGACAGCTCCGGTTGTCATTGATCTGGCAGTCAGCCCTGACGGCAATCGCGGAGCAGCACTCGGAAAAGATGACAAAGTCTATTCCGTAATCTGCGACGGCAAAGCCTGGCCCGGATCTTTTGAAATGGCCTGGAAACCTGTTTTCAGCCCTGACAGCACAAAGGTTGCCGCCAAGGTCGAGAAAAAGGGACGCTTTACTGTTCTGCTCGATGGCAAGCCTTATGGTCAGGACTTCGACCAGTGCTGGGAGCCTGTTTTCAGCCCCTGTTCCAGCAAAGTTCTCATCCGCGCAATTGATGGCGGGAAGTTTGTCCGCATCGTTGCCGATGTGAGCGAATTTTAA
- a CDS encoding chromosomal replication initiator protein DnaA, producing the protein MMRDSWNKILQFLEKGLNPGLYKVWIKPLKAEVSNTTIKLYAPNDFVAAWVRDRLMDNIKEAGAQVLGASPKVEIGVKKAAQKPAVKARPATARPVQARMGLPMMTPTVVNTRIPRWRFSFDDFVVGESNQLACAASRSLCDNSLPGDQLFLSSTPGLGKTHLLHSIGKNLCATSNKKHVSIACLTAEEFANRMVLALKAGEISRFKAEFRENVDCLLLEDVHFFQGKQKMQDEILETLKSLQLRGSKVVMTSSFLPRELEKIDQQLVSRFCSGLLAVIATPDFQTRKRIVESKAIRLGTQVPDSISNLLADRITTDVRQLESCLQNLVLKARLLNRNVSQDLAWQVLENYSLAKSAPSYDSIVEHICRAYELSPEQLRSKSRKRQIVLARNTAFFLARKHTELSLKDIGTKLGRRHSTVIKGITNIEREISLQTPLGRQLQDTIDRLTP; encoded by the coding sequence ATGATGAGAGACAGCTGGAATAAAATTTTACAATTTCTTGAGAAGGGACTTAACCCCGGACTCTATAAGGTTTGGATCAAACCTTTGAAGGCGGAAGTCAGCAATACCACTATTAAGTTGTATGCACCAAATGACTTTGTCGCCGCCTGGGTGAGAGACCGCCTCATGGACAACATCAAGGAAGCCGGAGCACAGGTTCTTGGCGCCAGCCCCAAAGTTGAAATCGGGGTGAAGAAGGCGGCACAGAAACCTGCGGTCAAGGCCAGACCTGCGACTGCGAGGCCCGTACAAGCTCGTATGGGTTTGCCTATGATGACTCCCACTGTTGTCAATACAAGAATTCCGCGTTGGCGTTTTTCATTTGATGACTTTGTAGTTGGAGAGTCTAACCAGCTTGCATGCGCAGCCTCAAGAAGTCTTTGCGATAATTCTCTGCCCGGTGATCAGCTTTTCCTAAGCTCCACCCCCGGTCTGGGTAAGACGCATCTACTTCATTCTATAGGTAAAAATCTTTGCGCTACCAGTAATAAAAAGCATGTATCAATTGCCTGCCTGACCGCAGAAGAATTTGCCAATAGAATGGTACTGGCTTTAAAGGCCGGTGAAATTTCCCGGTTTAAAGCTGAATTCAGAGAAAATGTTGATTGTCTTCTACTTGAAGATGTTCATTTTTTTCAGGGCAAGCAGAAGATGCAGGACGAAATTCTGGAAACTTTAAAGAGCTTGCAGCTTCGCGGCTCCAAGGTCGTTATGACCAGTTCTTTTCTACCTCGCGAGCTTGAAAAGATTGATCAGCAGCTGGTATCGCGCTTTTGTTCCGGGCTTTTGGCTGTGATTGCAACACCTGATTTTCAGACCAGAAAAAGAATTGTCGAGAGCAAGGCTATCCGCCTCGGTACTCAGGTTCCTGATTCTATTTCTAATTTACTGGCCGATCGCATTACAACGGATGTAAGACAGCTTGAAAGCTGCCTGCAGAACCTTGTTCTCAAGGCGAGGCTCCTTAACCGGAATGTGTCGCAGGATCTAGCCTGGCAGGTGCTTGAAAATTATTCATTAGCCAAGTCTGCCCCCAGTTACGATTCTATTGTCGAACATATCTGCCGTGCTTATGAACTTTCTCCTGAGCAGCTTCGTTCTAAAAGCCGAAAACGGCAGATCGTTTTGGCCAGAAACACCGCATTCTTTCTCGCCCGCAAACACACTGAGCTTTCGCTGAAAGACATCGGAACCAAGCTGGGCCGCAGACATTCTACAGTAATCAAAGGTATCACTAATATAGAGCGCGAAATATCCCTGCAAACTCCTCTTGGCAGGCAGTTGCAGGACACAATTGACCGTTTGACTCCTTAG
- a CDS encoding DnaA N-terminal domain-containing protein, with translation MNFNVWQSIKKKLKVRINPVLVRVWVDPLSARYKDGVVQLTAPNEFVLKWVREHLLDRIKDAAQEVLATKVGISIDLDKKSGGDSPRKFISDVTAYYAAEEILASINRLTAIVREASPVLFEKKENAISEETALVSGLETQTFDSILDAVLEAFAVSFREIMMQELEHALLARRALYYLCLRYGIPAEEVALNMDCTVSEVRKGASVLEDEISEAIDNGEDLDELLLRVFKK, from the coding sequence ATGAATTTCAATGTATGGCAGTCTATAAAGAAAAAACTCAAAGTACGTATCAATCCGGTCTTGGTACGCGTCTGGGTAGATCCGCTGTCTGCCAGATATAAAGACGGAGTGGTGCAGCTTACCGCGCCTAATGAATTTGTGCTTAAATGGGTTCGCGAACATCTGCTTGACCGTATTAAGGATGCGGCGCAGGAAGTTCTCGCAACCAAGGTGGGCATCAGTATTGATCTGGATAAAAAGAGCGGGGGAGATTCGCCTCGCAAATTTATTTCAGATGTTACCGCCTACTATGCTGCAGAAGAAATTCTTGCCAGTATCAACAGGTTGACTGCCATTGTGCGTGAAGCGTCTCCTGTACTCTTTGAAAAAAAAGAGAATGCTATCTCCGAAGAAACAGCACTTGTGTCAGGCCTTGAAACTCAGACTTTTGATTCCATTCTTGATGCGGTCCTTGAAGCCTTTGCGGTTTCTTTTCGTGAAATTATGATGCAGGAATTGGAGCATGCTTTATTGGCCCGGCGCGCTCTTTATTATTTATGCCTTCGATACGGCATACCTGCAGAGGAAGTAGCACTTAATATGGATTGCACTGTCTCAGAGGTGCGTAAAGGTGCATCCGTGCTTGAAGATGAAATATCTGAAGCCATCGACAACGGTGAGGATCTTGATGAATTGTTGTTGCGGGTTTTTAAAAAGTAG
- the mobA gene encoding molybdenum cofactor guanylyltransferase, with protein MPTKQDHISATLSAAILAGGEGRRMGKKDKSCLEISGEKLIKRIISRLSGLFTEIFVITRTPENHQDLNVRLAGDVFDERSSLTGIHAALYHATTDHVFITACDSPFLNKNLIEDFISMLSPEDDVLIPIHPNGMYEPLCAVYSKRCLPLIEENLKNKIFQIIRFFPQVKVSTVDTSLLKQKDKNLETFINVNTPEELNKACERADRVR; from the coding sequence ATGCCCACCAAACAAGACCACATATCAGCAACACTGAGCGCAGCCATACTTGCCGGCGGCGAAGGCCGCCGTATGGGAAAAAAAGATAAATCTTGTCTCGAAATCTCCGGTGAAAAACTGATCAAACGAATCATCAGCAGACTTTCAGGACTTTTTACTGAAATTTTCGTAATAACCAGAACCCCTGAGAACCATCAGGATCTGAACGTGCGTCTGGCCGGAGATGTATTCGACGAGCGCAGCTCCCTCACCGGAATACATGCAGCTCTCTACCACGCTACTACTGATCATGTTTTTATTACTGCCTGCGACTCACCTTTTCTGAACAAAAATCTGATCGAAGACTTTATTTCCATGCTTTCACCGGAGGATGATGTACTCATCCCTATTCATCCCAACGGGATGTATGAACCGCTCTGCGCTGTTTATTCCAAAAGATGTCTGCCACTTATCGAAGAAAACCTGAAAAACAAAATTTTCCAAATCATCAGATTTTTCCCGCAAGTTAAAGTAAGCACGGTGGACACTTCCCTGCTTAAGCAAAAAGATAAAAATCTGGAAACATTCATAAACGTCAACACGCCGGAAGAACTGAACAAAGCGTGTGAGAGAGCAGACCGTGTCAGATGA
- a CDS encoding molybdopterin molybdotransferase MoeA, with translation MSDDQNKFETTHVMLRQKALKLLKETFSPLRSKQISVTDCSGHIAAETICSEIDLPEHDRSAMDGFALASIDTLSASADRPARLRFSGEIRPSASAPHTAKANCAVRLLTGGIVPHGADAVIPFEDITTNQDFIEISFPVKKGIFIRKAGSDIQKGETIVTANTKISPCQAALLAYAGIRSIPVRKRPSIAVLAVGNELCDPSQKNECGLIPADNLILLKSLCKNYGVKSVTVSPCENSPEAISAEITNNSHCDIIITTGGTGPGNRDFVYNSVTKAGGSPLFKGLAMHPAKSIFACRLESSIVIGLPGPPNAVNLAFHTVIKPVINILLGLADISPNSPALLKDKVKGTKGREKLRPCLITEENGQIYADPLNFRKLSPRKIMSISNGIIVLPPDCGELENGNIVQVIKCS, from the coding sequence GTGTCAGATGATCAAAACAAATTCGAAACAACGCACGTAATGCTTCGTCAAAAAGCTCTGAAGCTCCTGAAAGAAACCTTTTCCCCGTTACGATCAAAACAAATTTCAGTAACCGACTGTTCAGGACACATCGCCGCTGAAACAATCTGCTCAGAAATTGACCTGCCGGAGCATGACCGATCTGCAATGGACGGATTTGCTCTTGCCAGCATTGATACCCTTTCAGCCTCAGCAGACAGACCGGCGAGGCTGCGCTTTTCAGGTGAGATACGCCCTTCAGCTTCTGCGCCACATACAGCCAAAGCAAATTGCGCCGTCCGGTTGCTTACCGGAGGAATAGTCCCGCATGGTGCTGACGCTGTTATCCCGTTTGAAGATATCACCACGAATCAGGACTTCATAGAAATTTCGTTTCCGGTAAAAAAAGGAATTTTCATCCGCAAAGCCGGATCTGATATCCAAAAAGGAGAAACCATAGTTACCGCAAACACAAAAATTTCTCCATGTCAGGCAGCACTGCTGGCCTATGCCGGAATTCGCAGCATCCCGGTTCGAAAGCGTCCCTCTATTGCCGTTCTTGCAGTGGGAAATGAACTTTGTGACCCGTCCCAAAAAAACGAATGCGGCCTGATACCGGCTGACAACCTTATTCTGTTAAAATCCCTTTGCAAAAATTACGGGGTTAAAAGCGTAACCGTTTCCCCTTGCGAAAATTCACCTGAAGCGATTTCAGCAGAAATTACAAACAACTCACATTGTGACATAATCATCACCACCGGCGGCACTGGCCCGGGTAACAGAGATTTTGTATACAATTCCGTCACAAAAGCTGGCGGCTCTCCTCTTTTCAAAGGGCTTGCCATGCATCCGGCCAAATCAATTTTTGCCTGCAGATTAGAGAGCAGTATAGTCATCGGCCTGCCCGGACCGCCCAATGCAGTGAACCTTGCCTTTCACACGGTCATAAAACCAGTCATTAATATTTTGCTGGGCCTTGCAGATATTTCCCCAAATTCACCGGCCCTTTTAAAGGATAAAGTAAAAGGAACCAAGGGACGCGAAAAGCTGCGCCCCTGCCTCATTACCGAGGAGAATGGTCAGATCTACGCCGATCCTCTAAATTTCCGCAAACTCTCACCTCGCAAAATAATGAGCATCAGCAACGGCATAATAGTACTCCCGCCGGACTGCGGGGAACTGGAAAACGGAAATATTGTGCAGGTTATCAAATGTTCATAG
- a CDS encoding HD-GYP domain-containing protein: MNMTQDSQIIKESYCSITSDVFKFLPKKDLPFSLHRMNSSSGKFSPITVPGKVIVSALKQTIINDCDRGLIFIKCSDITECKSFLAANLKIVIRDIADSIPEHDLASIIIEGLKLSAATIYVDSVKINFKEFHETLCAVGELLHDNPELIWLMMPLLATNHSLVNKSVSSGIIGSAVILLGRDSRPDINVFLDAFCALVLCDIGLCNLPEFVLGKEFCLTLDEQKRIRQHPITSVELLSITESLSKTTLRAILEHHERMDGSGYPRGVSNEHLSWLGKLCGAVDSFVAMTMERPGKKRIPTVAALKILYRESTQYDPNIIYALEKVTYKE, from the coding sequence ATGAATATGACCCAAGACTCTCAGATCATAAAGGAAAGCTACTGCTCAATCACGAGCGATGTTTTTAAATTTCTTCCCAAAAAGGATCTTCCATTCAGTCTTCACCGGATGAATTCATCCAGCGGAAAGTTTTCACCGATAACAGTTCCGGGAAAGGTTATTGTTTCCGCGCTGAAACAAACCATTATCAACGACTGTGACCGTGGTCTTATTTTCATAAAATGCAGTGATATTACTGAATGTAAATCCTTTCTTGCCGCAAATTTGAAAATAGTCATCCGCGACATCGCCGATTCCATCCCTGAGCATGATCTGGCTTCTATCATAATAGAGGGACTTAAACTCTCAGCGGCAACAATATACGTGGACTCTGTTAAAATTAATTTCAAAGAGTTCCACGAAACTCTCTGTGCTGTGGGGGAACTTCTGCATGATAACCCAGAACTTATCTGGCTCATGATGCCCCTTCTGGCCACGAATCATTCTCTTGTCAACAAATCAGTATCAAGCGGAATCATCGGATCTGCTGTCATTCTGCTTGGCAGAGACTCCCGTCCGGATATAAATGTTTTTCTTGATGCCTTCTGCGCACTGGTTCTTTGTGATATTGGACTGTGCAATCTGCCGGAATTTGTTCTGGGAAAAGAATTCTGCCTGACTCTGGATGAGCAGAAACGAATCCGTCAGCATCCCATAACTTCAGTAGAACTGCTCAGCATCACAGAATCCTTAAGCAAAACGACTCTCAGGGCAATCCTTGAACATCACGAGCGCATGGACGGTTCCGGCTATCCAAGAGGTGTAAGCAATGAACATCTTTCATGGCTGGGAAAACTATGCGGAGCCGTGGACTCCTTTGTGGCCATGACCATGGAAAGGCCCGGAAAGAAACGTATCCCCACAGTTGCGGCGCTTAAGATTCTGTACAGGGAATCCACACAATATGATCCGAACATCATCTATGCATTGGAAAAAGTAACCTACAAAGAATAA
- a CDS encoding acetate--CoA ligase family protein: protein MDSLFAPSSIAVIGASSVPDKIGNTILTNIISAGYKGRIYAVNPRGGNICGIDAFKNISEMGRSVDLAIIAIPRDAVVESFRELLETGVKSVIVITAGFKEVDQDGWLLEVELARLAESNGVNLLGPNCLGLINSASGVNASFATGNPLPGSTAFFSQSGALCVAVLDWAIGVGLGFSKFISLGNKAVLDEASMLEYLGNDPDTKVILGYVENVEDGRNFMKQAARVSMKKPVIMMKAGTTAAGARAASSHTGAIAGSDQACDAAFKQSGVIRVERLDELFNLAKAFSLQELPLGPNLGIVTNAGGPGILAADACGESGMRMPTFSPSTIGDLQRMLPGYASVYNPVDLLGDADADSYGRAVRIVGHDPVVNSMLIIIAPSSRLDLKGVAQAVVSAVAEVKKPVFCCLMGRKDSEEAREIFASAGVPVYDFPKQAVRAMDSMHRYAVWKGRPPRTYRTPQYDMDGAREVIDAALRSGRSDLVEFQVRDIVTAYGLPTPESDLARSGDEAVKIAEQLGFPVVLKIASPDISHKSDVDGVRVGLNTAAEVKAAFWEITAQTQRLRPDAYIAGCLVQQMASPGSREVVIGFRRDDQFGPLLMFGLGGVYVEILKDISFRLAPLSVEEAGDMVREIRSYMLLKGVKGGEPVDLEAITDVLIRMSCLADDFPEIYEAEFNPVLVSSDEALVADARLTVVELPESIRGAGPGTEDELE from the coding sequence TTGGACAGTCTTTTTGCTCCTTCATCAATTGCCGTTATCGGCGCTTCATCTGTTCCCGATAAAATCGGGAACACCATTCTGACGAATATCATCAGTGCCGGGTATAAAGGTAGAATTTATGCAGTTAACCCCCGTGGCGGTAATATCTGCGGTATAGATGCCTTTAAAAATATTTCTGAGATGGGTCGTTCTGTTGATCTGGCTATAATTGCCATTCCGAGAGATGCTGTCGTTGAGTCCTTTCGTGAACTGCTTGAAACCGGAGTAAAGTCTGTAATTGTCATCACTGCCGGGTTCAAAGAAGTTGATCAGGACGGCTGGCTGCTTGAGGTTGAACTGGCCAGACTTGCCGAAAGCAATGGTGTTAATCTGCTTGGGCCGAATTGCCTTGGGCTGATTAACTCTGCATCCGGGGTGAATGCCTCTTTTGCCACCGGCAATCCGTTGCCGGGGTCGACAGCCTTTTTTTCTCAGTCAGGTGCTCTCTGCGTGGCAGTGCTGGACTGGGCTATCGGAGTGGGACTGGGTTTTTCAAAATTTATAAGTCTTGGCAACAAAGCTGTTCTGGATGAAGCCTCCATGCTTGAATATCTGGGTAATGATCCTGATACAAAGGTTATCCTCGGCTATGTGGAGAACGTGGAGGACGGACGCAATTTCATGAAGCAGGCAGCGCGCGTGTCTATGAAAAAGCCTGTGATCATGATGAAAGCAGGAACCACGGCTGCCGGTGCAAGAGCTGCTTCATCTCATACCGGGGCAATCGCCGGGTCCGATCAGGCTTGTGATGCGGCTTTTAAGCAATCCGGTGTTATTCGGGTTGAGCGGCTGGATGAACTTTTTAATCTTGCCAAAGCATTTTCTTTACAAGAGCTGCCGCTGGGACCGAACCTTGGCATTGTAACCAATGCCGGAGGACCGGGTATTTTAGCAGCTGATGCCTGCGGTGAATCCGGTATGCGTATGCCTACCTTTTCACCCTCCACAATAGGAGATTTGCAGCGCATGCTTCCCGGGTATGCCTCTGTATATAATCCGGTAGACCTTTTGGGGGATGCCGATGCAGACAGCTATGGCAGGGCGGTTAGAATTGTAGGGCATGATCCGGTGGTCAACAGTATGCTGATTATTATTGCCCCCTCATCCAGACTGGACCTTAAGGGTGTGGCACAGGCTGTTGTTTCAGCTGTTGCGGAAGTGAAGAAGCCTGTTTTCTGCTGCCTTATGGGGCGGAAAGACAGTGAGGAGGCACGGGAAATCTTTGCCTCTGCCGGCGTTCCGGTATATGACTTTCCCAAGCAGGCAGTGCGGGCTATGGACAGCATGCATCGATATGCGGTCTGGAAAGGACGTCCGCCCCGTACTTATAGAACCCCGCAGTATGATATGGACGGGGCCAGAGAAGTTATTGATGCCGCTCTCCGCTCAGGACGTTCCGATCTTGTTGAATTTCAGGTTCGCGATATTGTAACTGCTTATGGCCTGCCTACTCCGGAGTCAGATCTTGCACGGTCTGGGGATGAGGCTGTCAAAATTGCTGAGCAGCTGGGTTTTCCTGTGGTGCTCAAGATTGCTTCTCCTGATATTTCTCATAAATCCGATGTTGATGGAGTTCGGGTAGGGCTTAACACTGCTGCGGAAGTTAAGGCTGCTTTTTGGGAAATTACTGCCCAAACGCAGCGGCTCCGCCCTGATGCATACATTGCGGGGTGTCTGGTTCAGCAAATGGCGTCGCCCGGTTCCCGTGAAGTTGTAATTGGCTTTCGCAGGGATGATCAGTTCGGGCCGCTTCTTATGTTCGGTCTGGGCGGGGTTTATGTTGAGATTTTGAAAGATATTTCATTTCGTCTGGCACCTCTTTCTGTTGAGGAAGCTGGAGATATGGTGCGGGAGATCCGTTCCTATATGCTGCTTAAAGGGGTCAAAGGAGGCGAGCCTGTTGACCTTGAGGCAATTACAGATGTTTTGATCAGAATGTCGTGTCTGGCTGATGATTTTCCTGAAATTTATGAGGCTGAATTTAACCCTGTGCTTGTAAGCTCGGACGAGGCTTTGGTTGCCGATGCCCGGCTGACCGTTGTTGAGTTGCCTGAAAGCATCCGCGGGGCAGGGCCGGGCACTGAAGATGAGCTTGAATAA
- a CDS encoding phosphotransacetylase family protein, whose translation MVGIYIGSTTGYSGKNLLAMALGLKLRDSGLNVGYMKPVGAVPHMDGNKPGDADAAFIQEVLGLEQDPAKVTPVLVTRDFTIKAFSEDMGDLMPSITESYEELSAGKDVMVIGGSGSYLSSGTYCGVSGPDVARAVGAKTILVDRYTKELRYDYVLRVHKELGDDFLGVVFNDVPEHYMDELKSLLVPFLEKQGVKVLGIIPRDPIMGAIKVSDLAERLFGKIISAHAKADRVVENFLIGTMQVENFITHFRRHKNSAVIVGGDRADVQLVALEGNCPCLILTGNLYPNDIILTRSEVLEIPVIVVRDDTYAVAKKMEAIQESYKLRDMIKINHGARLVNAELDYDYICDELDL comes from the coding sequence ATGGTAGGTATATATATAGGTTCGACCACCGGATATTCCGGCAAGAACCTTCTGGCTATGGCGCTGGGGCTGAAGTTGCGTGATAGCGGCCTTAATGTGGGCTACATGAAACCTGTCGGGGCAGTACCCCATATGGATGGAAACAAGCCCGGTGATGCTGATGCGGCCTTTATTCAGGAGGTACTTGGACTGGAGCAGGATCCGGCAAAGGTCACCCCGGTTCTGGTTACCAGAGATTTTACCATTAAGGCTTTTTCTGAAGATATGGGCGACCTTATGCCATCCATTACTGAATCCTATGAGGAACTCAGTGCAGGGAAGGATGTCATGGTCATCGGCGGGTCTGGAAGCTATCTAAGTTCCGGAACTTATTGCGGAGTGAGCGGGCCGGATGTTGCGCGGGCTGTGGGAGCCAAGACTATTCTTGTTGACCGCTATACGAAAGAGCTTCGCTACGATTACGTTTTGCGGGTTCATAAAGAACTGGGCGATGATTTTCTGGGTGTTGTTTTTAATGATGTTCCTGAACATTATATGGACGAACTGAAATCTCTGCTGGTTCCCTTTCTTGAAAAACAGGGCGTCAAAGTACTGGGCATTATCCCCCGTGATCCGATCATGGGAGCTATTAAAGTCAGCGATCTGGCCGAACGTCTTTTCGGGAAAATTATTTCTGCTCATGCCAAGGCTGACCGTGTTGTGGAGAATTTTCTTATCGGTACAATGCAGGTTGAGAACTTCATAACACATTTTAGGCGTCATAAAAATTCTGCTGTTATCGTCGGCGGTGACCGCGCAGATGTGCAGCTCGTTGCTTTGGAAGGAAATTGTCCCTGTCTTATCCTGACCGGTAACCTCTATCCCAATGATATTATCCTGACCCGCTCCGAAGTTTTGGAAATTCCGGTTATAGTTGTGCGCGATGACACATATGCCGTTGCCAAGAAGATGGAAGCTATTCAGGAAAGCTATAAATTAAGGGATATGATCAAGATTAATCATGGAGCAAGACTGGTAAATGCCGAGCTTGATTACGATTATATCTGTGATGAACTGGACTTGTGA